The sequence below is a genomic window from Myxocyprinus asiaticus isolate MX2 ecotype Aquarium Trade chromosome 9, UBuf_Myxa_2, whole genome shotgun sequence.
AAGTTAATTAAttgtgcaattttgtttggtagtgcagaaatgacacacttcgcctttaaagctacactatgtaacttttggccctctagcggttaaaaaaataaaactgcatgcgtcttgcggaagaacattgttttggtaatgtcgcaagttgtgcttcggctctgctcctctgcatggatgaatgtggttcgaggcaccggtgtacacgtGGATACAGGatatcttatcagagcgaatggacaaataaataacgaaagaaaagacggatatccgaaaacatgtcatctgagcaggtaatttccatatcttatgctgttgttttgacttattggaaacactgatgttttgaaataaatgacgttacaaaagttaggcgacgttcgttaacattaggcatgacgattgctagtctgataaggtcaaactttgtaaagtttttataactgcaggatattctggtcaaatagaccatggtagtaactaatttatagattgtcattgttaccaaccagtggtcaacatcatttcaagactcacatgtccttggctaGCTAAGGACTAaagaatttatttatattaaattttgccattataaagaaaaatacacacgtgtgctagcaagtgaaaagttctccACCGATTTCAGTATAATTATTGAATTATTAaacacacagacgtgtgtgtgtgtgattacacaactatacataaaccataacAATAAAATATCGTACCTGTAGAGTAAGAAAAAAtccatctctgggtcacttttaaatcctttcagttgttgccacctctgaaaagccaagccgatgttgattcgggtttattacggactctgtcgctttccctttgtgtttgtagactctgctctgttcggggttctttgtttttacaaccggtgattccccagaggtttgccgttttaaatgatccatggtcaatttgtctcgtttgttgtgacaacaaactttcagcttcacgcttGTCCACCACcacacgcgctacagtagccggatcttattttctctgtgtacggatatgacatgAACACGCGCGGgcaaatgacgtatgtatgcaatttcccgcaaaatccgtcccgacagctctaaaatatgaatcattattataggtttgtcaaagtgtatttgggtaaagacatggtttggaagattaatttttgttgcactcaatcattaataaaattttgttatttaaaaaaatacaccaaacaaatgtattttgtttacatGTATGTATATGATAATACCAAGGCAATGTTAACCATAATTAATGCTCAAAAGCATAATTATAGCTTTTGGAAACTGAATTGAAGAGAAAGAGAATTTACCACACTGATAAGCTGAATGAGTTGTAGTCCTACAGTGACGACCACTGGATCTTTAAAATGGCTGACAGGACGGACCACTTTGTTGTATCCAGTAAACAAAGTCTTTACTAATCTCGTCTCATCTTCCGAGCACAGAGCTGgtcctgcaacacacacacacacacacgcacaaacttgtttttaaatcattgtggggactctccatagacatccatgcattttatggattttataccaatctaacgataatttctatcccctaaccctaaccctacccctaaacctaaccctcacagaaatctttttgcatttttacattttcaaaaaaacatcgtttagtatgtttaataagccattacccacgtggggaccgctggctgggccccacaaggtaggtgatctcaggttttactatctttGTGGGTACATTTGGTTTCCACAATGtaggataaacacacacacacacacacacacacacacacacattggttagTTGCTCTATGAGAATGAGACATCACCCCACTCTTcttactcacacacaaacacacacatccattCCAAATGACACACGGGATTAAAGTTGATGGAGACAAGCAACTGCATGacacccacacacagacacacatggaaCTCAAGGACACACATTAACACAAAGACATGCAAACTATGCATCTATGCCAACAAATCTGAGTTCCAGGAATTTGaatgtactctttttttttttttttactctttttaacCAGGACTAACAGAAATAGTTGCAAATAATTGACTTTTCACGTTAATGGGGTTTCAGTAGGTCACGGAATTGAATATATTACGTTTCTTTTTCATTTCTAAACTATTGTGTGTAGAGAATGATGCAGGAGAAAAGGATTTTGGTCTTTTTACatatttctgtttctttttttttttttcagggttggCACAGGCCCTCTTCCTCTCCAACCTTTTTTGAATACACAcaaagccatttaaaaaaattgaagGAAAAAAAAGCAAGTTATGAGAGAATTTGCAACACTTCCTTCTGGAATGATTTCAATTCATTTCAAGACAATTCTTCCATAAATCTGAATATGCAGTCTGATGCTCATACAGGTGAGTGAGAGAGTGCAATCTCACCAGTACATCTATTTTGGTTAAACACATCAAACGAAGTGCTATTTCCGGTTGAAGGCTGGCCACAACCGGTATCCGATATACCCACTGTATTAATTTATCCTACATAATACAGACTTCAGCCCCAGAGgttggttttaaaaataaatgaaccacaaATACCAGAAAGCAAAAACGTAAAGCGAATATTTGTAAGCAAACAGCAAATAAGCCTCACTCATAGTGGTCTCATATTAGCCACAAACCGCACTtgcgcctgtcaatcaaacaggacGCATAACGCGCATTCCACATACAGTAGCCTACAGAACTTTAAAaagcagctaaaaatattaagatCATTTAAAAACATTCTCGTCAACGTATGAGTCTGGCTGAAAAGTAACTTGTGTCGGTTCGTCATAAAAAGCTTGGATAGAAAAGTAAGATTAGTAGCGTACTGCAGTAGTCATATAGATTATTTCTAAATAGACACCGTGTCCTTCTCCATATTAATCTATTAATCCGAAGCCTACTTTATCAACATATTCCAATTTACAGTCAATTAAAGGGGTTTgttgtatatttaatatataatctgTATCAATAGAAAACAAATCGTTTACTCACCAAACGAAGAAagtgaaattatttgaaaaaacaaTATGAAGTTATTCATTTCCAGGAGTGATAAAGTCCGTGAAGTCCCTGAATAATTAAAaagtatatacaaaaaaaaaaaaataattaaaaaaaagatataagaGCAAGCACAGCTTAAGTGATCCGTGCGTCCTGGCTGTGGCTTGAACTGTGTTGCGGCACGAGCTAGCAGCTGTCAAGTCAGCGCAAGACAAACATTGCAGCACGTGCAAGGATTATAATCAAAGCAGTATCTTAAGGGTACAGTTGCATATACCTGCTGAATGCATTATATATTCATACAATCTCTTGAATTCGATTATCTAAACATGTTGCGTGCCAGCGTGATGTTTTAAAGAAATATCCTCACGAATTATTCCTACTTTACCAAGGAAAAGGTACCCGGATCAGACGAGATGCATTCTAGTGTCGCCCCCTTGTAATTGCAACAACTTATTACATCAGCAGTCCTCAAAGTGTGGGGCGAGCACCGTAGGGGGGGCACGGAAGTCTGACCCATCCTCAAATCTCcctcactttcacacattcaacaaaaatattgaaaatacacataagaaccAATGTGAGAAATGTATTTTctctgccttgtttaaacttttgaCAGGCCAAAGTTGATGTCAGGTGCGCTCACGTAAACAAGGTCATTCTTGCGTGTACGCCAGTTTCAAATGAGTGACAaggtgaattaacacttaaatttcggtctgttcctcacaaccATATGAATTCAAATCTAAGGCACGAGTGTTTTGGACGACTTTAATGGCGCTTTTGTGTGTGCTTTCggagcttggacagccacaaacaAGATCCTCTCATCCCTTAATCTTGTGTTTCATGGATAAAGgaatactgattttgaatgacgagggtgagtaaatggtagtGGAAAGGTCCGTTTTTAGTAAGTTTCAGTATCACTAATCAGGTgcaaattattgtccagaggtcctTAGTTACCAAAAGCGCGTAGACGGCGCTGTCACATGATACTTCTTACTTTTTTCAGCGCTGGCTAGGATGCGACAATCACAATCATTTAtcattactggatgaggattttaaaaaacCTTTACAGAGACTGCTGAAGCTTATTTCCATTcataggtatgaatccttgcaatgatcagtttttattaaaaaaataacttctAAAAGGGGGCAAAAGTCTTTCTTGTTTCAAAttaaaaattgagaaccactatTACATGATCAACTTGACCCATGAAGCTTCactttttaaaagcaaaattaaaacatttcatattttaaaactagtaagaaataCATTTGCCTCACAATACTTCACTTCAGTGAGCCATCAAGTACATTTATCACCTGTAGGAGACCTTTACGAACACGTCAGTCCCAAAAACAAACATCTTGATTTTTAGTAGGTAATCTGTATTAAAGCCATTAACCAAGATTACAATTCATGGTGATAATTGAGCTATTTTGTAAGACCACACAGTCTTTGTCCATTTTCACTGCACCATATGttgtttatttgacaaaaaatgcgCAATGGTGCATAGGATAACCATTTTCATTGGCTCAAGATCCCGACACAAAAAAGCCAAACATTTTAAATAGTGAAATACATGTATTTATTCTGTAATTGGATACATTTTTACAATACATGTTTTTACCTTATCAGCCTTCAAAAACCTGGAAAATGTACAATTTTAATGACACCAACACAGAACTCTTTTGGTAGCCAGTGTAAAACACGTATCGTCACAGCTGTGGGAAGAGGTGGACGGAGCGGTGCTTACATGGCAAACAAAATGAGGAAAGCCACCATCAAACAGAAGAGACCCATAGCCTCGGACAGGGCAAATCCCAAGATAGCATATGAGAACAACTGCTGCTTCAGAGATGGGTTCCTGTGGAAGAGAACAAGAGGTCAGAGGTCACTTATCACCAAATGTCTGCAAGTAGCATAGTTAAGTCATGGGTAGCTGCACGTAATATGGGTCAGGATGCTAAAGTTAAATTAGATAAATTCTGCAATATTACACAACACTGTACTTTCATGTCGCAATATTATTCACAAGCCCAGCGTTTAAATGCTTTAGATGTCTTTGTTTCCAAAACATAATTCTCAAAATAAATGAACACCTAATTTGAGGATATCAATGGTTTACATGGCATTGCAATATGGTCAGATTAGTAAAGTCATTATTTTCAGAAGCAGTGCCACATGCTTCTGTTTCAAGTAAAACTGCTAATGGCAACAATGGTCTGGGTAAACCATTTGTTGTTAGGACAGCAGTTAGACAGTAAACATTCCAGGGGTCATAACAGTTTCTGTCAGCTCAATCTACCTGGCATATCCAATGATGAGGCTGCCGAACACGGTTCCGATTCCAGCTCCTGATCCTGCCACTCCCACAGTGGCAGCGCCAGCACCGATGAACTTTGCGGCTGTGTCGATGTCACGGCTTACTGCGCTTGTCTGAAAACCCCGCACTGCAACCTGGGACACGCCGGTCTGTGGCAGGAAAGCTGGGCTGGTCTATAGCAAAAAGGAGTCAAGAGCAAAATGTAATCACTGCACACCTATATGAAGGATGAACATGACAGATATGCTGCGCTCACTAATCAAAAATAGTATCTTTGAAATTTGAATAAAAACTTCATGCAACAGGTTTATAAAGGACTGAGTCTTAAGGTGATGTATAAATTGAACCCGGCAGAGGGAGAAGACtttataaacaaattatttgCTATAAGTACatacaatttttttacatttacaacagCCTAAAACATCTGAAGGTACATAAACCAGCTGTAACGACACGGAAAGCTCCAGGACTCATTCACCTCTGCAGAGTTGACATCTGGCCTGGATAGCACAGAGGCAGAAAGTGGTCTGTACAGCGCCCTTGAGGCAGAGCGgacctgagagagagacagatcaaAGATGACAGATTAGCACCATCACAAAATAAGTTCATTAAGAGTGTTGTAATTAAGACTAACACACAAAGACCCAACTGTTGTCTCCACAACATTTGAATGAAGTGGGCAGTACCACATACAAATGTACACAAGTTTGTAAATGACGCTTGACATTTGTCAAATGTAAATTGAATTATACAaagaattacattaaaatgtgatgctttgtaaaaatctaaatgaaTGAAACCCTCCAAGTGTGTGGCTACTCCAGTGCCACCACAAACAAGGACACCAACAAACCAGGACATGAACATTGTAGCCTTCATTTGTTGACCATATTCGTCCTTTAGATCTAGCATAGTTAGTACATTTCAGAATAGATCTGTTTGTTTAACATTTCATTAGTAGGGCTTGCTGTCATTAACGTATAATGACCTTGACTTCAATGAATAGAGGTACAGATATTAGCATTAGCACAAGAGCTGTCCACAGTTCTCTTAAACTCAATGACATACCCCAAAACACTTTGCGCCACGGTAATGTCTGGTTTCGATGCAATATAATGCATATTATTCCAATGCATCGGCATGGAAATGCTACCAGGCCTTTTGCGCCCCCACAGCTCGCAAAATAAGGAAGCAGAACACTTCAGCTGAGCATTACCATTTACGTTTCAATTTTAAAAATCCTCGTAAATACTCACCAGTGCGGGTGTGGACACGAACTTTGCACAGGCGTACATGTTTAATTGAGTTCGCTGACTGTGTTGAGGAATAAACCCGCGTCTGTCTCTATGGAAAAAGCCGACAGTTTAAGGTCAATGCAATATAAGGACGTTCAAAACACAGCCTGGCACTAAATTGCTCCTCTTGTTGCGAACATACAATCAGTAGAATATGAAATAGGCCAGAGGATTTCGGTAAATAAATCTAAAGCGTAATGATGGTACAAGATTGTGATAATTTAGCTTCACCGGTTACAGTTTAGCTCTCCTTCACTTACCGGCTACAGAGGTCGAACCGCTGAGGAGCTACTGCGCATGTCAGACCCTCTATTTAATGAAGCGCCCGGATGCTCTTCTGACGCGTTTGAAGGTCATTTATAGAGCTTTATTTAAACCAAGACATACAGCAAAGAAAAGTAAAGAACAAAATCTTTAGGTGTAGATCAAATAAACTGAATGTTGAAGCACATAATACAACACTGATTCAGTGTCTGGTCATTGGTGTGAAAGTTaatgcacttgcaatggaagtcaatgggagccattctgcaaacattaaaatactcactgtttcaaaagtatagccagaagactaaacaatatgcatgttaatatgattttagtgagataaaatggcttactaaccttttctgagtaaagttatatccagttttacaactttgttcgTTGTCATGATAATGTAatgccaacccccccccccccaaaaaacccctgtaaaacaactatttaaacaactttacaactcacattatatttttctctataagagctttaacagaagaattaatagcCTATACAATTATTGTGATAAactcgcttactaaccttttctgtgtaaagttgtacccaattttacaactttgttacaatgacgatgtagtcaacaaaccctaaaatgactataaaaactttacagctcaaataatatgatttttaacagaagaattaatgtaatatttcatatcaaattaaaagcttcacaattcttattttaaaccctccacaaattggccccattcacttccactgtaagtgcctcactgtaacctcggttttaactttttttttttttttttttaaagaaaaggagggacgagttgaaatttatttgtgtggtaatcaactttaagccacaaatgcggtcgattgagcttaacttgtattgaacccagaatattcctttaaccaaaagGTTGAATTGTGTTATCAAGAAAAGGATATTTTTATGTCTGGTAGgagcaagaaaaaaaagaaaaaaaaaaagaaaaaaaaaatgtgttttgtgtttaaaattgtatacattgatataaattaataattaccaTATTTGTTGGCCAGAACAAATGGTttgattgtttttgtgttgcatttCTACTGATTCATGTTTTGTTAAATGTTCTGCTATTTAAATTCTCCCCTGAAAAGCCTTTGATAATGACAGGTTCCATTGTGTCAACTTACCACatttagtgtgacaacatgccccaatagcaaTATGTGTTCAATAACTGTACGTTTCCCTCTGAACAATAAAGGTGGAAatgactttaaggtatgtgtcaACAGAAATTAATTTTCAGGTATAATGCATAGTTATTTGTCTTTTATGtactaaaaatgaaatatttccttttttgtatttttcattagTATGCACTTGGCCTATTACCATATTAATGTAAACCAGACTGAAGACCACAATATGAATGCTTTTTATTCTTAAACCATTAATTAGGTTCACTGAAGTTTGTATActagaggggggaaaaaaacactacATCATAATGCTTAGCACATTGGATTTATTGGATTTAACATGCAAACACTCAAGTCTGTGAATGCAGCTGACATGTGCACAACATGTCAAGTTAAtacaataattttaatttcaaggcAAGAACTGTATGTCACTGTTGCAACAATCTATTTATGAACAacaagaaaatgaaataaaaacttgTGAGAATACAAAGGAACAATACTTGATGAACTCTAAAACTATCATTATCCTCAAACCTTTTGTTCATGAATAAATGCCAGTGTTTACTTCTGGCACTGACTGACTTGTCAAGCGTAAACTTCTAGTAGTGCAGAAAACATCCTAAGGATGAGAAACAACAAATTACTTAGTCATATTTAGTTATCTTGTAAACAGCTGAAGAATATCAGGACCACAAAACTGTGCAGTAAGTTCCAGCTATGTTCCTAACCAGAAAGACACAAGACAGTCGACAAacacataaaagtaaaaaaaagaaaaaaagaaaaaaaaaaaaaagaaaactgttggCCAGAAAACACACAAGCAATTAAAACAATTCAAAACAAAACCAATAAATGTCTATGAATCAAAACAGTGCATTTGacaaagaaaataagaaaacacatttaaaaggaCAGCACTTTTAGCTAAGAGTGTATTTTTGTTCAGCAAAAAGTAATTTTCTGCTTGTACTTTCAAAGTCTTGAGTGAATCTGTAAACATAAAGTTAACTAAACTTCAAAGTTATCTAATTTTGTCCCAAATGACTATGTAATATTTAAAGTTAACACTGTAAAATTATACTAGCTTTCAACATTCTCACATCACAGCAACAATGTGTTGTGATATCGCCTTCATAAACAAACGACGCACAGATATCTAATTGGGTTATGTTGTCAATATGGGCCGCACCATACAATTAGTATTACAAAGTGTAATGGGATTTAACATTTAGCCCACTATAGTAAACAATGTGATccactttcaatatatatatataaataaattagcaGTAAAAACACAAAGCAGCCAGCAGAATTACTAAGATCTAAATGCACATGCTCTAGAGTGAGAACATGGAGTCATAAACTGAAAAACCAAAAGCTCTAATGAACAAACATTGATCTTAAACATGTTTTAGACAGAATTCAGTTAGACGACGACTCTGTCTGCGGTCCCTCCTGAGCTCCAGCCTCTTCCTGTTCTAGCTGGGCATCTTCTGAGGGGGAGGGGCTACGCCGAGGGAGTGACACCCCTGACTCTGAGTCATGTACGACAGGGGGATCTTCAGTGGTATGGTCTTGAGCTTCAGCAGATGTGGTCCTTTCCATatcatctgcaaaaaaaaaaaaagaatataataatTGGCAATGGGAACATTAATTGCATTAGCACTCTTCAATTTTGCATGCACACAGGCCTttccttgctgaaaagaccagcattaatTTCCATGCTGGACAAGACTGGCtattgctggtttggtgctggtcttgctggtgaagctggtttgAAGTCttgctagttaagaagcctggtggggacaccagcacaccagcaacACATGATGGGAACTAGCTTTGAAAACACAACATATCCTCATGACAGGCAATGCTGGTCTTTCCAGCTAGGTTGATAATGATCTCAGTCATGCTATTAAAACAATGGCaatgtttatgagtgtgtgtgtgtgtgtgtgtgagagagagagagagagagagtgtattaGGCCTGTTAATACATTGGAAATTAAGAAGTCTGCTGTATTATTCAGTCAgtataaaacatgtttaaaacaagCACAAAATGCATTATCAAAACTGTAAACAAGTCAATCATGAATCATAAATATAAACTGCCTAAAATGGAGAACTGAAAATCAAATCTGATCAGCAGATTAAGAAGTATTATTCAGGATTTTAGACATTCAGGAGAGTTTCTAACCAAGCATCTGACCATTGTTGACAACATGTTATgttagaattaaaggaatattccgggttcaatacaagttaagctcaatcgacagcatttgtggcataatgttgattaccacaaacatttattttgacctgcccctccttttcttaaaaaaaaagcaaaaatctgtgttccagtgaggcacttacaatagaagtgaatggggaccagtccataaacattaaaatactctgtttcaaaagtatagccacaagccgtaaacaatatgcatgttaacatgaatttaatgtgataaaatcgcttaccaaccttttctgtgtaaagatatagctaattttacaacttcctttcCACgaagatgcaatgtcaacaaaccctaaaacgactgcaaaaatgatcatttaaacaattttacagctcaaataatacagaagaattaatgcaagtgctttaataaaattaaaagcttcatatttctgccttcatATAATTGTGTTGCaccacatttcacaaaaaaaaaactttttgattaCTACTTCTATgtttatacagagaaaaataagctGAATGTCAAAATTCAGGATATTTCCTTTAAGACAGATACAAAACATAAGAGACATAACAGTTCAAATCACATTTTAGAAGACTTTTTTGGTACCAATAATAAGATTTACTgatgtttacaaacaaacacacacgaaACACCTTCCTGCCCTGTAATAGTGATAGTTATTGTCATGTATGAGAGTGCTCTGTGAATGGGCAATGATTGCGTTTATGATTGTTACCTAaggcaatttttaaaaaaaaagtgcagaatAGTTTGGCACCAAAGCATCATGCAGTGTGTGTGCGCATGAGTAAAATGTGTGTGCATGGAAGTAGTTTGTGGGACCTGAATGAATTCTGCTGAAACTATGAACTTTACTCCAGGGGGTGCCAGAgtgtgaaacacaaatggagcGGGAAGatactataaataaaaaaagataataaaaataaaaataaaatacattctaacataaatatcacatttatacacaaacacaatctaccacacatactgtaggttaagcaatatgaaaaaagaaagaaaaaaaaccacTTTGTAAGCTTTTACGTGACtgtatagctctgttccaaaacctagtaagctgcctcgCTGCCTACGTAGGCCTACCTTCAAAGGCAGCTTCCTAAACGACTGATTTAGAATGCTCTACAAAGGCAGCAAAAATAGTGTGGGagacacaattcacaattgtgtTCAATAGACATAGTGACGCTCTAATGATGCAATACTTTAATGAGTATAAAATAAAAGCACACACAAATGTtggttaaaatacatttatttaattacactGAACTACCTTTTTAGTGATAATTCAAAGTATTAAttgaaattagctttttttttctcctcccttGTCCACCAtctcacatttattttttcactgagcttggtgcaaatgcattctgggattgccttttACTTGAAGTATGCAtacgatgctgccttagaatttggcagAAACGAGGCATCTTAGGACGCAGCATAAATAAGCTGCCTGCCTTTTGGAACAACCTTCTTGTCAAGGGCATTCCAATGATGCCATAAAATGCTG
It includes:
- the LOC127446486 gene encoding ATP synthase F(0) complex subunit C3, mitochondrial-like produces the protein MYACAKFVSTPALVRSASRALYRPLSASVLSRPDVNSAETSPAFLPQTGVSQVAVRGFQTSAVSRDIDTAAKFIGAGAATVGVAGSGAGIGTVFGSLIIGYARNPSLKQQLFSYAILGFALSEAMGLFCLMVAFLILFAM